The following coding sequences lie in one Xanthomonas hyacinthi genomic window:
- a CDS encoding acyltransferase family protein codes for MSAPAQPLQTVLAEQPARTGVRGTRDARIDAAKALAILLVVFGHAKGIPQAYVILAYSFHVPMFFVLSGWVGEAFGKRPLGMATWTKLARSLLLPYLAFFLVAYAYWMLTRNIGSKAQLWGDRPWWEPLLGLVSGIGPKLYVMPVLWFLPALFVTTLSYLYLRRRLSLDALALLSLLLAWGWAIWFPTQDYRLPFALDVLPVSLCFFAIGAAAAKRSGQLPTSRTGNAVAALLLAAAWFAIAWNNGRVDVNMMKFGHSPLGFLAASLLGSAMALCAARLVQDWAWLQWIGRNTLLILCTHTLLFSIMAGVASRTGLVRGDAWGPAWAVSVSVFAVLASVPIRAVIVRLAPWMIGLRREPARLEAP; via the coding sequence ATGAGCGCGCCCGCACAGCCGCTGCAGACGGTGCTGGCCGAGCAACCGGCCCGCACCGGCGTGCGCGGCACCCGCGATGCGCGCATCGATGCGGCCAAGGCGCTGGCGATCCTGCTGGTGGTGTTCGGCCACGCCAAAGGCATCCCGCAGGCCTATGTGATCCTGGCCTACAGCTTCCATGTGCCGATGTTCTTCGTGCTGTCCGGCTGGGTCGGTGAGGCGTTCGGCAAGCGGCCGCTGGGCATGGCGACCTGGACCAAGCTGGCGCGCAGCCTGCTGCTGCCGTATCTGGCGTTCTTTCTGGTCGCGTACGCGTACTGGATGCTGACTCGCAACATCGGTTCCAAGGCGCAGCTGTGGGGCGACCGGCCGTGGTGGGAACCGCTGCTGGGCCTGGTCAGCGGCATCGGACCCAAGCTGTACGTGATGCCGGTGCTGTGGTTCCTGCCGGCGCTGTTCGTGACCACGCTGAGCTATCTGTACCTGCGCCGGCGCCTGTCGCTGGACGCGCTGGCGCTGCTGTCCCTGCTGCTGGCCTGGGGCTGGGCGATCTGGTTCCCGACCCAGGATTACCGGCTTCCGTTTGCGCTGGATGTACTCCCGGTGTCGTTGTGCTTCTTCGCGATCGGCGCGGCCGCGGCCAAGCGCAGCGGCCAGTTGCCGACCAGTCGCACTGGCAATGCCGTGGCGGCGTTGCTGCTCGCGGCGGCGTGGTTCGCGATCGCCTGGAACAACGGCCGGGTGGACGTGAACATGATGAAGTTCGGCCATTCGCCGCTCGGCTTCCTCGCCGCCAGCCTGCTCGGCAGCGCGATGGCGCTGTGCGCGGCGCGGCTGGTGCAGGACTGGGCGTGGCTGCAGTGGATCGGACGCAACACCTTGCTGATCCTGTGCACGCATACGCTGCTGTTCTCGATCATGGCCGGGGTGGCCAGCCGTACCGGCCTGGTCCGCGGCGATGCCTGGGGTCCGGCCTGGGCGGTGTCGGTGAGCGTGTTCGCGGTGCTCGCCAGCGTGCCGATCCGCGCGGTGATCGTGCGCCTGGCGCCGTGGATGATCGGGCTGCGACGCGAGCCGGCACGGCTGGAGGCGCCCTGA